A genome region from Streptomyces pratensis includes the following:
- a CDS encoding MerR family transcriptional regulator, with product MRRLCVVCCGVASGSGWEEGGDALRDGGLTTGEVARRLGVAPTTIRSWDRRYGLGPRTRADGRHRRWTAIDLARLRSMCALTGAGLPPAEAARLVLEDSKPLVLPSQSETHPISPPAASGRSRAGSGLRLGGVRQECKGMARAALRLDTAALDELLGAAIREYGLVDAWTELIMPTLQAVGRKWEASGDRYVEVEHFLSWHVSGALRRHAPPTAPGPRGATTILACVPGENHTLALEALTAVLTERGLLVRMFGAALPVESLVAAVRRTGPVAVGLWAQSRSTASAPLARHVAAIEWGARGARMKPVVFALGPGWAGQSSRGLPHPPGLAEAVRALESLVAR from the coding sequence ATGCGTCGATTGTGCGTCGTATGCTGCGGTGTGGCATCGGGCAGCGGTTGGGAAGAGGGCGGCGACGCCCTGCGCGACGGTGGCCTGACCACCGGTGAGGTGGCGAGGCGTCTCGGGGTCGCCCCCACCACGATCCGGTCGTGGGACCGTCGCTACGGGCTCGGTCCCCGTACACGTGCCGATGGCCGACACCGCCGCTGGACCGCAATCGATCTCGCGCGCCTGCGGAGCATGTGTGCCCTGACCGGGGCCGGACTGCCGCCCGCGGAGGCCGCCAGGCTGGTGCTCGAGGACTCCAAGCCCCTCGTGCTCCCGTCGCAGTCCGAGACTCACCCCATATCACCACCGGCCGCGAGCGGGCGAAGTCGTGCCGGCAGTGGCCTTCGGCTGGGCGGCGTACGTCAGGAATGCAAGGGAATGGCCCGCGCAGCCCTGCGTCTCGACACAGCCGCCCTGGACGAGCTGCTTGGTGCGGCGATCAGGGAATACGGTCTGGTCGACGCCTGGACGGAGCTGATCATGCCGACGCTGCAGGCGGTCGGCCGCAAGTGGGAGGCTTCGGGTGATAGGTATGTCGAGGTCGAGCACTTCTTGTCCTGGCACGTCTCCGGAGCACTGCGACGCCATGCTCCACCGACCGCTCCGGGTCCGCGCGGCGCCACCACGATCCTTGCCTGTGTTCCGGGGGAGAATCACACGCTGGCCCTGGAGGCGCTCACCGCTGTACTGACCGAACGCGGTCTGCTCGTCCGGATGTTCGGGGCCGCGCTGCCTGTCGAGTCGCTCGTCGCCGCGGTGCGGAGAACGGGGCCGGTAGCGGTCGGACTGTGGGCGCAGTCCCGCAGCACTGCGAGTGCGCCGCTCGCCAGGCACGTCGCCGCGATCGAGTGGGGTGCGCGGGGCGCCCGCATGAAGCCGGTCGTGTTCGCCCTCGGCCCTGGCTGGGCAGGACAGAGCTCGCGGGGCCTTCCGCATCCACCTGGGCTTGCCGAGGCCGTCAGAGCTTTGGAGTCACTCGTGGCCAGGTAG